Below is a genomic region from Mesorhizobium sp. NZP2298.
GATCGCGGCCAGGATCGGCGCCTCCTCGGGCGCGTCGATGATCGCGGTCTGACCGCTCTTGGGGTCATGCACCAGCACACCGAAATTGTCGGTGCGGCACATGAACTGTTCGATTTCGATCGCCATCGCGTCTCTCCATTTGTCGCCGCAGACATAGGGCGCCAGAGGGCGGATGTCATCTAGGGGTGACGAATGTCATCCCCGGGAAGACCAATGTCATCCGGGGGATGTGCCGGCCCCCCTCAGGACCCTTTGTTGAAACCTGCCGATATCACGGCTACATCCCTGACATGCATTCCGACATCGTCGACCTTCGCTCGTTCTACTCGACAACGCTCGGCCGGTTCGCCGAACGCTCGATCACCATGGCGCTGTCCTCGATATGGGCTGCCGTGCCAAACGAACGCTTGGTCGGTCTCGGCTATACCTTGCCCTGGTTGGAGCGTTTCGGCTCTGACGCCGAGCGGGTCTTCGCCTTCATGCCGGCGACGCAGGGCGCCGTGGTCTGGCCGGCAACAGGGCCGACGGCGACCGCGCTGGTCTTCGACGAGGAACTGCCGCTGGTCGATTCCTGTATCGACCGCATGTTGCTCGTCCATTCGCTCGAACATGTCGAAAACCCGCGCGAGACGCTGAACGAGATCTGGCGGGTGCTGTCGCCCGCCGGGCGTGTCGTCATAGTCGTGCCGAACCGGCGCGGGGTCTGGGCGCGCTTCGAGCACACGCCGTTCGGCAATGGCCGGCCTTTCTCGCGCGGACAACTGACGGAACTGCTGCGCGAGGCGAATTTCACGCCCGCGGCGTGGTCGGATGCGTTGTTCTTCCCGCCATCGCGGCGACGCTTCATGATGCGCTTCCACAACGTGCTGGAGCGCTTCGGCCGGCGGCTGTGGCCGATCTTTTCCGGTGTCATCGTCGTCGAGGCGCAGAAGCGGCTCTACCAGGGCGTGCCGGTGGTCCAGCGCGCGTCTCGCCGCGTCTTCGTGCCGGTGCTGTCGCCGCATGGCGCGACACGGCTCGGCCGCCGGGCAGACGCCGGAGGCGCGGCACCGTCGACTCGCCAGGTGAAACCTTCGTGATCGGTGCGGAAACTCTCCCCGCGCGGCATTTTTCCGACCTATCTGTCGTGCACGGGCGGCGGCCGTCGGCCCTCTTCATCCGGTTTCAGCATCGCATCTGAGCGCAAGGACTTCTGATATGGCTGATCAACTGGACAATCAGGCCACCGTTCAGCCGGTCGCCGTGGCCAGCAGCCTGCGTGATCAGGTCGCGACGATCAAGCAAGCGCTGGTGGTGTCGCCGGTTCGCAAGTGGTTGCTGTGGACATCGGTCGGCATCATGGCCGTCATCGTCGCGACATCGATCGGCCAGGTCCTGCTCAATCGCTGGAACCAGCCTTTCTACGATGCGTTGGCGCGCCGCGACATGGCGGCCTTCCTGCACCAGCTCCTTGTCTTTGCCGTGATCGCCGGTGGGCTGCTGGTGCTCAATATCGGCCAGACCTGGCTCAACCAGATGATCCGGCTGAAGCTGCGCGAGGCGCTGACGCTGGACCTGATCGACCAGTGGATGCGGCCGGCGCGCGCCTTCCGCCTGGCCAATGCCGGCGCCATCGGCGTCAATCCGGATCAGCGCATGCAGCAGGACGCGGCGCATCTGTCGGACCTGTCGACGGACCTCGGCGTCGGGCTCCTGCAGTCGCTCATCCTGCTCGTGTCGTTCGTTGGTGTGCTGTGGGAACTGTCTTCGGGTTTCGTCTTCCACGTCAACGGCTGGTCGCTGGCCATACCGGGCTACATGGTCTGGGCCGCGTTCCTCTACGCCGGCACCGCCTCCTGGCTGAGCTGGCTGGTCGGGCGCCCGCTCATCAGCCTGAACAGCGACCGCTACACGCGCGAAGCGGAGCTGCGCTCCTCGATGGTGCGCGTCAACGAGAATGTCGATGCCATCGCGCTCTACCATGGCGAGGAGGATGCCAGGCGACGGCTCGAACTCGACCTCGGCACGGTGCTGGGCGCCATGCGGCGCATCTATACCGCCCAGATCAACCTGTCCTGGGTAACCGATACCTATGGCTGGATCACCGTCGTGG
It encodes:
- a CDS encoding class I SAM-dependent methyltransferase translates to MHSDIVDLRSFYSTTLGRFAERSITMALSSIWAAVPNERLVGLGYTLPWLERFGSDAERVFAFMPATQGAVVWPATGPTATALVFDEELPLVDSCIDRMLLVHSLEHVENPRETLNEIWRVLSPAGRVVIVVPNRRGVWARFEHTPFGNGRPFSRGQLTELLREANFTPAAWSDALFFPPSRRRFMMRFHNVLERFGRRLWPIFSGVIVVEAQKRLYQGVPVVQRASRRVFVPVLSPHGATRLGRRADAGGAAPSTRQVKPS